The following DNA comes from Xiphias gladius isolate SHS-SW01 ecotype Sanya breed wild chromosome 10, ASM1685928v1, whole genome shotgun sequence.
aatcatttatacCAAGAGAAATGGTCAACAAATGAATCGTGTTTTTGATGGCAAATATGGAATCTGTGTTCTGCCACTGAAACCAGTTCCTGTTTGTTCTCACAGGTTTATCTATGAGACAGAGCACCATAATGGTATAGCTGAACTACTGGAAATACTTGGAAGGTATGGCCCTTAACTAAATGTACAAGCACATCAATTTCATTTCTACGGATGAAATCATtgacaaacaaaagaacacacCATAAAACTTaattgcatttaattttttttatcttaaatgtaaaagtttCCTAAGTGTAAGTATTTAAGCTAATTAATCATGCCacactgtttttgaaatgttctaatgattcttttgtattttttattttacagcataaTCAATGGATTTGCCTTACCACTAAAAGAAGAGCACAAAATTTTCCTGTTGAAGGTTTTATTGCCTCTGCACAAAGTCAAATCACTCAGTGTCTACCATCCACAGGCAAGTTTGTTGAGCAAAAAACGAAGAACGAGGAACTTAATTTAGCTTTGAAACTGTGAAGCTGTTCGGAAAGAGATACGGCACAGGCATTACTaatggttacattttttttttaatgtatttaaatattcttGTCCAAACCTGCTTTAAGTACACTCCTCTTCTTTTCATGAGCGCAGCAGGTCATTCTGCAGGTTTTGTCAAAAGCTGCTATTGCATGTTCTAGCCAGTCTGTGCCTCAGGCACCCCGTGTCTCCTGCCGTGTTACCTTTCGTTAGCTTATGCGTAAATTCAAATGCTTTGAAAGCTTaatgatttgtatttgtttgtgttgtgcagCTGGCTTACTGTGTGGTGCAGTTTTTGGAAAAGGACAGCACTCTAACTGAGCCGGTATGTCAGATAAAAGTGTGGCagaataattttcattttactctgCTTAAAAGTTCTCGCTGAAACTCCTCATTTCAAGCTCACtttttgatgtaaaaatgcAAGAATTCATCTCTTAGTTCTTTGTCTGATATTTACTGCCGCTCCCCCCTAATCCATCTTGAACAGTTATTCAGCACTAGCATTATCTGTCTTCACCATCCCAACAGGTGGTAATGGCTCTACTGAAGTACTGGCCAAAGACTCACAGTCCCAAGGAAGTGATGTTCCTCAACGAGCTGGAGGAGATCCTGGACGTCATCGAGCCCTCAGAGTTTGTTAAGGTGCAGGAGCCTCTGTTCAGACAGCTGGCCAAGTGTGTGTCGAGCCCACACTTCCAGGTAACTGATGGGTATTGGCAATATTACCATCATTACTCAGGGAATAAGTTATTCAGGCGCCTGACTGAGCTGTCATATATTGTTTTCCTGTAGGTGGCAGAGAGAGCTCTGTACTACTGGAACAACGAGTACATCATGAGTCTGATCAGCGACAACGCAGCGAAGATTCTGCCAATTATGTTCCCTGCCCTGTACCGCAACTCAAAGACCCACTGGAACAAGTAAGATACTTGAGCTTAGCATCTCCACACGGGCTGGACCAACGTCCGTAAAAGTCCTGTATGTACTTCACACTGCATGTAACACCAGTCTAACAACGCCTGACAAAATAGCTCACATTGTGAtctctcgtgtgtgtgtgtgtgtgtgtgtgtgtgtgtgtgtgtgtgtagacttAATCGGGCATGGTCACAGAATGTACTCTCATGCATGTGATATAAGCACTTAATCAGATGTATTTATCATAACAAATCTCTAAGAGGTTGCTTAATATAACCAGCAATTCCTTTTATTGTTGCACCTGTTGCTGCAGGTCAACCTTTTACACTTGATTTGAAGTTTTCTAATTCTGGTGCCCAATACAAGAATAGTTGAATATTTCAGCTCAAGCTGCtttacatcaaaaataaaattaaaatatgtcacAACCAACAATTCAAAGCTTATTGTTTATGCAATAATTTCAGTGAGTAATTTTGAAGTGCTCTAGCAGTTTTCCAAGTGTCAAGCATAATTTCTTAACTTAATTGTTAATCTGTGTTACTGATTAAGGTTTGCTGCTGAGGGGCAAAATTGGCCTTTACAGtaatgttgtttgtgtttgtaaagaTTTTActcttgaccttttttttttttttttttttttttgtgtgtgtgttgtgcgtgCAAGTGTGGGAAAATAATATAATGCATTTGCTTCAATGTGGGCACTTCCTGATTATATTACTGTTGAATTGGCTGCCCTGAATATCTCATGTGTTGTAAAACGGGTTGGCAAGTCCGGGATCACAGCTCCTTGACTTTGGTTCTCCTgttgtgggatttttttcttatacaactcctcttctgtgtgtgtgtgtgtgtgtctgttgacAGGACCATCCACGGCCTCATCTACAACGCTCTGAAGCTTTTCATGGAGATGAATCAGAAGCTCTTTGATGACTGCACACAGCAGTTCAGGGCTGAGAAAAACAAGTAGGCAgtaacacagacagacacttgTCCCACTCactaaatctttaaaaataaatgatgtctGAGTGATACAACATTGCAGTCAGTCTTAAGACGGCAGTTGAATTATTGTGTTGGATTTCACATTTATCAGTGGTGGGGAACAGATTAGTGACAGGAGGTTTGGTGCTGTCTTTAACAGAGAGAAGGCGAAGTCAAAAGAACGTGAAGAGGCCTGGATCAAGATTGAGAACCTTGCCAAGTCAAATCCTCAGGTGAGCAGTGTGCGCAGTCCTTTAaacacatctgtttttccttcacCACCAaagtgtgtttacgtgtgtacgtgtgcgtgtgtgtgtgtgtgggactatATACATGAAGTAAGTGTCTTGTGTCTCCTGTAAGCcattttttttgctgagttGTAGTTCCCTTTCAATCTTATCCCGCTTAGGTTTGTTTAGACTCTATTTGCTGATACTCTGCTCGTAAAGATGGAAAGATTTTGACGAGTGCTCTAAAATGTGCTTAGTTGTGGTGAATGGTATCTATAATATGACAGGATCCCTGGAAGTCTTTGAATCAATAGAGGTGGAAAAACCTGCTTTTGATATTTCCCCTTcctaaaactgattttattattaAGCTGACGTAAAATGTACTTTAGTGTTGGACATTATATAAACAGAAGTTcaatattttaggaaatacactctcatgcctgtacagtaaatgtgaagctacagccagcagcctgttagcttagcttagcacaaagactggaggcagggggaaacGTCTAGACTGGCTCTgtcgtgcccccccccccccgtgtgcCCAAGTGCCGCGGGAAGAAAGAGCTGGCACAGTAAAGGATCTGATCAATTGACACACTTGCTGTAATtgcaaataaatcagaaatgagAATGTTTTCAATCATCTCTATTCCTACACCTCAACTAAAGCATATTAGACTCATAACTGCAATAGATCGGAGTTGcttattttaattcattcagaGCCTCTTGAGTCATTCTTCTTTGCATGCGACTGAAAGTCTTTTCTCcatccttttgtgttttttgtttttgtttccctttcttttcaaCATAGTTCTCTATGTATGTTGATTCCTCTGACCTCAATAGTCCTATAGCAATGGAGACGGATGTCCCTTTGATAGAAGATGTTCAGAGGTTAAAAAAGACAGTTGAGGAGGGCGCGACTCAGGTAAAcctgactttctctctgtctctgttcatcTTTCCTCTCGTAATTGCTCTATGTATTGATAGATTTGTGTATTACCAAAGCTTGCAAAGTCTTCTAACTGAAGCTGCTTGCACTACAGTAATTATCACTGTATActttgtgtataaaatatagtcttcattttagttttagtgggggttttctgtttgtttgttttttttgtttgttttttaattaatctacttgtcaaaaaaaatgcaggaacaAACATATCTGGACTAAACACTGGAATCAAAGgctttctgttttgtgtgtttacctcCCCTCGCTTGATGTCTAAGTACCAAGGAGCCCCAAAGTGTTCagtattatatactgtacataaataagtaattacaaaataaataatcattaataaaatcttaaaatatatatgtatgaatgaGAGAGGCAGGAGGAGCTTATTATTGTGAAATTCATCGTCACTGTCATTACGAAATAAAAAGTGGCATTGTCCCCAaactgaaattatgaaattttgaaataatataaGATATAATAAAGTTTGACTCCAGTAAAACTCAGTAAGgatgataaaacatttcatgATAATCAGTTGAGTTTTAATAATTTCCTAGATTATGTTACAGGTTAAtggttcatatatatattttacacgTTTATTAATATGATGATTCATCTCATAATgtctaatttatttaatattgaacactttgggGCTCTACAAATCTAGCATAAGACGCATTATGTtgtgcatttaatttaaagttgttGTTTCAATATTTTGGCTCAGCACACCATGTTTTAACCCAGTCAGTCTTGGTTTTCTTCTGTAGATTTTGATGTATGGAACTGAATTGTGCCCCAGCTGTTGTTGTACTTCATCGCAAATATAAGATCAGAACAGGGACGATTTGGCACGATAACAGGAGTTGATGAAatgaattattataattaaGCCTAACgttcttttcttgtctttgttctcCGTCTGATAGTTGCAGCATGACCAGCGGAAAGAGCGGCCCATGGTGCGTCGTAAATCTGAGTTGCCTCAGGATATCTACACCACAAAAGCCTTGGAGTCCCACCGCAGAGCTGAAGACATGTTGACCACCCACGATGGACTCTAGGTCCCGCCACCTGCTGGCTCTTGGTTCAACTGCCCCTTCTGCCCTCTCGGCCCAGTCGCCAGAATTACACTGGCGACCTATGCTGGGTTCTCATCCCTCCTTCTATCATCAGTTTACCCAGAATCCTTCGTTCTCCTTCATTCCTGCTGCCCCAGTGCAGAAGCCCTGTATCCATTTCCATCAGATTTCTGCCttctcaggtttttttctttatttgaagaGGAGCgggagtgtgttttttgtgtcttttagcCCTCGCCATATTCAGCGTGTTCTCCCATTGTTTTCCCTTTGGTTCCTCTCACCTggttccttccttccttcttgcAAACGCGTTCACAAAGGACTGGACATGGTTACATAGgaactgactgactcactgtcTAAGGATCGTCCCTTGGTCTCTgcttggttttcttttctgtcaaagggaacaaaaacagaacctgTTTGGCAAATGAAAGATAAGACTTTCCTGTCATctgttgtatgttttctttattttttgctgaaTCTATCGGACATCTTATCAGTGCCAAGACTGTTGTGttcttcatgtttgtttttgtttcatgtttttatctgtGACTTTAACAGGGACACTTGCCTTTGTTTCTGGTCACTGACGTTtgaattactttttctttagtTTAGCACACTTAAGACCAAACTGAGGCCTGTCCTTAGCCTTGCAATGTCCAGGAACGATGGCGAGGAAAGGGGAAGTTGTCCTGTGGACATCTGACACtttccattttattgtttttgtgccaTACACTGCTCTTTTATATGCTTGCTTCCTTACGTTCATTGGCAATATTTGAAAACCAGACCATAGTGATGCCTGGATGGTTCAAACAATGGTACTTACTGTGTTTGAGTTGAGATGAACCTGAATGAAAGCTGTATGTATTTGCTAGCTAAGTTGCAGTACCAATACACTGGGCTTTATAACATGCACATAATGGCTACATGCTGAGTAGAAAGATTGAGAGCACGGCCGTGGGATGTTCAAGGTGAGTGTTGGgttttatatatactgtaaaatgaataGGGATGTCTATCTGTGTaaaggaattttgttttttttgtttttttttgtactgtgttGAATGGAAGAGGAGGCACAGATCTGTACCGTCACACGATTGTGTGTTTTAACACCTGAAAATTCCGCTCGCTGATGGTTTTTAGCAGCCGTTACAAAGTTAGGACCTCTGCTCTTTGTTTCTTCTTAAAGAGCTTGAAGGTCTGATGGTATTGTATGCtacaaatgttttaaagtcCTCATTATTActtaaaaatagaattaatttattatcaatCATAAGACCTGGTAGCCTCAGTAGCTTTTAacatactgaaatcaaatgattaataaaGAAATTACTTGAGagctacaaaaaaaagacttccGTAAATTTAAATTCCAATTTAAAAGTGTGGCATGTTTTTGTTGCTACCATTcctaaattcagtttttaaaggtCGGAAAGTATCTTCCAGTCAGTACCATTGTTTAAACTGAGGAGGTCTGCTAGATTTCTTCATATTTGACGTGTTGTATTCCTTTGTCTTGTCTCTGGAGGTTAGTAGCGTGGATGTcaggttttggattttttttttcttttttctttttttttttttcctttctttttcctggCCATTCAGAAGGCCCAATACTGAAGACTGGTATCAGATGGCCACAAAAATGCCAGatgctgaaaataaactgacatTGTGACTTGGCTTGTTAACTGTATTAATACTGTATTTGCTTGAATGCAAAAAGATGTAAATTAAAACTACCATGTTAAACATGTACCTTTTACCCTGGAGGAATGCCATTCACCAAACTGATTTCTGTTGTTGAGGTCATTGCATTTATGAAACAGTCCTGCTTGCTGGGAGAGATGTTTTATGGATTTTATGAGTTTGAGTCAGAGATGTTAGAGGTTTATTTTAGTGTTGAAAACAAGAAGTCATCCATGATAACgagatgatttaaaaatgatttggtGGCTTGTTCTCTTTCTGCAGGATCTTTGCAgatcttttaattttaacatattATTTCCAAAACATGATAACTTAAAGTGTCCTTTTGTATGTGACCTGTACCATATGATTCATTTAATATTGTATATATGATTTACCTTGTTTCATGTAGTGTTATATATCTAGATTAATTTTGTACAAATTGTCCTTCTGTACAGAATAAAACATCAATAGCAAGTGAAAGAAGTCAATCTGGCACATACCCTCTTATTTCTCTTGTTTTGGCTGTACTTTCAGTGACAagaatttagaaaatgttattatttttcttattaaaatctGCAAAGTTTCCTCCCTCCTTTAAATAACTGGCAAATGTTCAAGCCCGTTGTGTGCTCCTATCACTGTCTTTAGTGGTGTACAACTATATATATAGAATGAATAAAGagaatatttgaatatatattttcaacCATGCATCCATTTTGGCTTTAATTAACTAAAAGGGCACACATcttaaatgaaaagtaaaatactgtatataaacaagTTAATTTGCTGTAACAAGGGTACTGAGGCTGGATCCTGGAAATCCTGTTTTCTCTAACAGCtcacaaaacataaacattgttttatcagCTTGATACTTGATGACTTTTCCTAATTTTCATGATCTTCTGTTTGGGGTTTCAGAGAGCTGGTTACAGAAGTGAGGTGTTCTTTCATGGTTTAACACAGAGGTTTTACATAGGTGATATACACCAATCCGTGTATCAGTGATTGCCGTTGATGGTACCTGTTACACTCCACTCCCCAACTCCAAATAAGTC
Coding sequences within:
- the ppp2r5ca gene encoding serine/threonine-protein phosphatase 2A 56 kDa regulatory subunit gamma isoform isoform X6; protein product: MLTCNKSGDRMVVDAPNSNGPFQPVALMHFRDVAPAEQEKLFIQKLRQCCVLFDFLSDPLSDLKWKEVKRAALSEMVEYITHNRNVITEPIYPEVVHMFAVNMFRTLPPSSNPTGAEFDPEEDEPTLEAAWPHLQLVYEFFLRFLESPDFQPNIAKKYIDQKFVMQLLELFDSEDPRERDFLKTTLHRIYGKFLGLRAYIRKQINNIFYRFIYETEHHNGIAELLEILGSIINGFALPLKEEHKIFLLKVLLPLHKVKSLSVYHPQLAYCVVQFLEKDSTLTEPVVMALLKYWPKTHSPKEVMFLNELEEILDVIEPSEFVKVQEPLFRQLAKCVSSPHFQVAERALYYWNNEYIMSLISDNAAKILPIMFPALYRNSKTHWNKTIHGLIYNALKLFMEMNQKLFDDCTQQFRAEKNKEKAKSKEREEAWIKIENLAKSNPQLQHDQRKERPMVRRKSELPQDIYTTKALESHRRAEDMLTTHDGL
- the ppp2r5ca gene encoding serine/threonine-protein phosphatase 2A 56 kDa regulatory subunit gamma isoform isoform X3, whose protein sequence is MRVKQPGSHLAVTREKRFSTSSFPLSANRELQKLPAIANVAPAEQEKLFIQKLRQCCVLFDFLSDPLSDLKWKEVKRAALSEMVEYITHNRNVITEPIYPEVVHMFAVNMFRTLPPSSNPTGAEFDPEEDEPTLEAAWPHLQLVYEFFLRFLESPDFQPNIAKKYIDQKFVMQLLELFDSEDPRERDFLKTTLHRIYGKFLGLRAYIRKQINNIFYRFIYETEHHNGIAELLEILGSIINGFALPLKEEHKIFLLKVLLPLHKVKSLSVYHPQLAYCVVQFLEKDSTLTEPVVMALLKYWPKTHSPKEVMFLNELEEILDVIEPSEFVKVQEPLFRQLAKCVSSPHFQVAERALYYWNNEYIMSLISDNAAKILPIMFPALYRNSKTHWNKTIHGLIYNALKLFMEMNQKLFDDCTQQFRAEKNKEKAKSKEREEAWIKIENLAKSNPQFSMYVDSSDLNSPIAMETDVPLIEDVQRLKKTVEEGATQLQHDQRKERPMVRRKSELPQDIYTTKALESHRRAEDMLTTHDGL
- the ppp2r5ca gene encoding serine/threonine-protein phosphatase 2A 56 kDa regulatory subunit gamma isoform isoform X4 produces the protein MLTCNKSGDRMVVDAPNSNGPFQPVALMHFRDVAPAEQEKLFIQKLRQCCVLFDFLSDPLSDLKWKEVKRAALSEMVEYITHNRNVITEPIYPEVVHMFAVNMFRTLPPSSNPTGAEFDPEEDEPTLEAAWPHLQLVYEFFLRFLESPDFQPNIAKKYIDQKFVMQLLELFDSEDPRERDFLKTTLHRIYGKFLGLRAYIRKQINNIFYRFIYETEHHNGIAELLEILGSIINGFALPLKEEHKIFLLKVLLPLHKVKSLSVYHPQLAYCVVQFLEKDSTLTEPVVMALLKYWPKTHSPKEVMFLNELEEILDVIEPSEFVKVQEPLFRQLAKCVSSPHFQVAERALYYWNNEYIMSLISDNAAKILPIMFPALYRNSKTHWNKTIHGLIYNALKLFMEMNQKLFDDCTQQFRAEKNKEKAKSKEREEAWIKIENLAKSNPQFSMYVDSSDLNSPIAMETDVPLIEDVQRLKKTVEEGATQLQHDQRKERPMVRRKSELPQDIYTTKALESHRRAEDMLTTHDGL
- the ppp2r5ca gene encoding serine/threonine-protein phosphatase 2A 56 kDa regulatory subunit gamma isoform isoform X1 — encoded protein: MPHKNKKERETTKSGRSKKSGSKNGPAGDQEGSNKKVPPATQLMRVKQPGSHLAVTREKRFSTSSFPLSANRELQKLPAIANVAPAEQEKLFIQKLRQCCVLFDFLSDPLSDLKWKEVKRAALSEMVEYITHNRNVITEPIYPEVVHMFAVNMFRTLPPSSNPTGAEFDPEEDEPTLEAAWPHLQLVYEFFLRFLESPDFQPNIAKKYIDQKFVMQLLELFDSEDPRERDFLKTTLHRIYGKFLGLRAYIRKQINNIFYRFIYETEHHNGIAELLEILGSIINGFALPLKEEHKIFLLKVLLPLHKVKSLSVYHPQLAYCVVQFLEKDSTLTEPVVMALLKYWPKTHSPKEVMFLNELEEILDVIEPSEFVKVQEPLFRQLAKCVSSPHFQVAERALYYWNNEYIMSLISDNAAKILPIMFPALYRNSKTHWNKTIHGLIYNALKLFMEMNQKLFDDCTQQFRAEKNKEKAKSKEREEAWIKIENLAKSNPQFSMYVDSSDLNSPIAMETDVPLIEDVQRLKKTVEEGATQLQHDQRKERPMVRRKSELPQDIYTTKALESHRRAEDMLTTHDGL
- the ppp2r5ca gene encoding serine/threonine-protein phosphatase 2A 56 kDa regulatory subunit gamma isoform isoform X2; this encodes MPHKNKKERETTKSGRSKKSGSKNGPAGDQEGSNKKVPPATQLMRVKQPGSHLAVTREKRFSTSSFPLSANRELQKLPAIANVAPAEQEKLFIQKLRQCCVLFDFLSDPLSDLKWKEVKRAALSEMVEYITHNRNVITEPIYPEVVHMFAVNMFRTLPPSSNPTGAEFDPEEDEPTLEAAWPHLQLVYEFFLRFLESPDFQPNIAKKYIDQKFVMQLLELFDSEDPRERDFLKTTLHRIYGKFLGLRAYIRKQINNIFYRFIYETEHHNGIAELLEILGSIINGFALPLKEEHKIFLLKVLLPLHKVKSLSVYHPQLAYCVVQFLEKDSTLTEPVVMALLKYWPKTHSPKEVMFLNELEEILDVIEPSEFVKVQEPLFRQLAKCVSSPHFQVAERALYYWNNEYIMSLISDNAAKILPIMFPALYRNSKTHWNKTIHGLIYNALKLFMEMNQKLFDDCTQQFRAEKNKEKAKSKEREEAWIKIENLAKSNPQLQHDQRKERPMVRRKSELPQDIYTTKALESHRRAEDMLTTHDGL